The following are encoded together in the Montipora foliosa isolate CH-2021 chromosome 12, ASM3666993v2, whole genome shotgun sequence genome:
- the LOC137978949 gene encoding uncharacterized protein — MQELWKLGLNWDDELPCNVQEKWIQLFTEMKELDGIGFKRCLVPPEADELPSLCVFADASQEAFGACAYIRQKTKENTYEVTFVAAKSRVAPLKQLTIPRLELQAAVLASRLAKSILDESRIQFESVKFLTDSTITLAWIQCASRSFKPFVSSRVGEIQSKSDPSQWKHIPSEENVADDLSRGLRVQQLTGRWMNGPRFLTLPEEQWPVQTVMPSPAEHNMERRHVNAVSAALQVDIGNVIDPNVFTSWRKLIRVTAWLGRLAEKIRSRRNQLEGREGPLMPEELAKAEILWIRSAQRSLQKRLENGEFKTLSPFVDGKGIIRVGGRIDKAIVSYEEKHPALLPSNHRISLLIISHMHNCGHPGVATTTAKSRRKYWVLKANKLSKAVKFKCVTCRRIAHKNETQLMADLPALRLAPYTPPFYYTACDYFGPYSVKVGRNKTAKHYGVVFTCLNTRAVHVEMAVDCSTMEFLQVLRRFFAIRGQPAVMISNNGSQFVGAERELGEMVRGLSREEIQNFCAEKGMHWKFTTPAAPHQNGCAEALVKTCKNALKRAIGSQLLTPFELHTVFLEVANLVNQRPIGRIPNDPDDGKYICPNDILLGRASSEVPQGPFKETQNPRHRVEFLQKIVDSFWKRWNRDVFPSLVPRKQWQIERRNVKVNDIVTVADSNAVRGKWCTGRIMEVYPGPDGRVRNVKVKTSTGVYSRPVTKVAVICPAEEE; from the coding sequence ATGCAAGAGCTGTGGAAGCTTGGCCTTAACTGGGATGACGAGCTTCCATGCAATGTGCAAGAAAAATGGATTCAGTTATTCACGGAAATGAAAGAGCTTGACGGAATTGGTTTTAAAAGATGCTTGGTTCCTCCCGAAGCTGACGAATTGCCGTCGTTGTGCGTTTTTGCTGACGCGTCACAAGAAGCATTTGGTGCGTGCGCATACATCCGCCAGAAGACGAAAGAAAACACCTATGAAGTAACCTTTGTAGCAGCCAAATCAAGAGTAGCACCTCTGAAGCAACTCACCATCCCACGCCTGGAATTGCAAGCTGCAGTTCTCGCCTCACGCCTCGCGAAATCCATATTAGACGAAAGTAGAATACAATTTGAATCTGTCAAGTTTCTGACTGATAGCACCATCACTCTGGCATGGATTCAATGTGCTTCCCGGAgctttaaaccgtttgtctcgTCGAGGGTCGGGGAGATTCAAAGCAAGTCAGATCCAAGTCAATGGAAACACATACCCAGTGAGGAAAATGTAGCCGACGATTTATCAAGAGGACTACGTGTGCAACAGCTGACAGGAAGATGGATGAACGGTCCAAGGTTTCTGACACTCCCTGAGGAACAATGGCCAGTCCAAACAGTTATGCCAAGCCCAGCAGAACACAACATGGAACGTCGCCATGTTAATGCAGTCAGTGCAGCATTACAGGTTGATATTGGAAATGTAATCGATCCGAACGTTTTTACCAGTTGGCGGAAACTGATACGCGTAACGGCATGGCTGGGGAGATTAGCAGAAAAGATACGCTCTCGAAGAAACCAACTTGAAGGACGCGAAGGACCTCTCATGCCCGAAGAATTAGCAAAAGCGGAGATATTATGGATCAGAAGTGCACAGAGAAGCCTACAGAAGCGACTGGAGAATGGCGAATTCAAGACATTGAGCCCATTTGTTGATGGCAAGGGAATAATCAGGGTTGGAGGGAGAATCGACAAGGCAATCGTGTCATACGAAGAGAAACATCCAGCACTGCTCCCCAGTAACCACAGGATATCCCTCTTGATCATAAGCCACATGCATAATTGCGGACACCCGGGAGTAGCAACCACAACGGCTAAGTCAAGACGGAAGTATTGGGTGCTAAAGGCCAACAAGCTCAGTAAAGCAGTGAAATTTAAATGCGTTACTTGTCGAAGAATAGCACACAAGAACGAAACACAGTTAATGGCAGATTTACCAGCACTTCGATTAGCCCCATACACTCCACCATTTTACTACACGGCATGTGACTACTTCGGGCCTTACAGCGTCAAGGTAGGACGAAACAAGACAGCGAAGCACTACGGTGTGGTGTTTACATGCTTGAACACAAGGGCAGTACATGTGGAGATGGCCGTTGACTGTTCTACCATGGAGTTTCTGCAAGTTCTCCGTAGATTTTTTGCGATTCGCGGTCAACCTGCAGTGATGATAAGTAACAACGGTTCACAGTTTGTCGGTGCGGAGAGGGAGCTGGGTGAAATGGTACGAGGTTTGAGCCGAGAAGAGATTCAAAATTTTTGCGCAGAGAAAGGCATGCACTGGAAATTCACGACACCTGCTGCCCCTCATCAAAATGGCTGCGCAGAGGCGCTCGTCAAGACTTGCAAGAATGCTCTAAAGCGGGCCATTGGCAGTCAATTGCTGACACCATTCGAGTTGCACACGGTGTTTCTAGAGGTAGCCAATCTTGTTAATCAACGGCCAATCGGAAGGATTCCAAAcgaccctgatgatggcaagtACATATGCCCTAATGATATTCTCCTTGGGCGAGCGTCATCTGAAGTACCACAAGGACCATTCAAAGAAACACAAAATCCGCGCCACAGAGTTGAGTTTCTCCAGAAAATCGTTGATTCATTCTGGAAGCGTTGGAATCGAGACGTTTTTCCATCCCTAGTACCGAGGAAGCAGTGGCAAATTGAACGACGAAACGTGAAAGTCAACGACATCGTTACAGTGGCTGATAGTAATGCCGTTCGAGGCAAGTGGTGCACAGGCAGAATCATGGAAGTCTACCCAGGACCGGACGGTCGAGTACGAAATGTCAAAGTCAAGACGTCGACTGGCGTCTACAGTCGTCCTGTTACTAAAGTTGC
- the LOC137978948 gene encoding uncharacterized protein — protein MAEDALKAAKTDRRTAKSAFTRCGKSLAKLIESKRPEQEVRKGLNKLQLVFDSLVAKHESYSRLIEDDEEYEHEEIWIESCHEEFMTMELSAKMYMDNFLRKGENPSKVHDISDIQSTSVTELGNEGMSNITAKDSAPETSSNGNDNPVSAFQATNEISEVPGGGVSGNELAGVNPEKSDDKVISPDAANHPGITCGFKMEKPKMPKFAGDVREYAIFRSDFKHTIESKYSKRDAITFLRSCLQDKPLALIKGIGSDYDAAWEYLDSIYGDPRFVSDTVTQDIVKFRSLQPGEDARFCDLVHLVNRSYNTLKEVGNQNDMNNSHMLSIIEQKMCPDDRKVWSRDLERQGEKATLEKLMKWMTVEMKSRMRATAPLRSASHQRSINHVRVDESSRKIRHKCWYCKNSSHWPDQCHKFAALSVEERLKTAKENHVCFSCLKPAGREHRSDNCSRRQKCTRTENGKECTYFHHPLLHRSTTVKVSVTSLASQREALLPVLRVNIYGQNGFQKQGNVLLDSGAQVSLVREETATMLGLKGKDMSVTITKVGGEEETIKTKVYKVPVSSPDKAQMFSIKAISIPSISEDVSAVQVKPMTRLLGLESEKIWRGQGAIDLLIGIDHAHMHTGQTKQSGHLVARNTPLGWVIFGSSSEDVPVSGLICHVQLATPVDISDFWRTEVMGVEVKPCVCDADKLTQMEREEAEIISESCQKRDSQWMVPYPWKKDPILLPNNKSLAMKRLESTEKRLKKNLELAAAYDKQMKEMSDMNFSRKLSKEELEKYTGPVHYIPHHAVIRPESKSTPVRIVFNSSSVYQGHALNDFWLKGPDLLNSLFGVILRFREREAAVIGDISKMYHRVLIPERDQHVHRFLWRNFNTQREPDVFVKTVLTFGDKPAPAMAQTALRKTAEEKRDEYPEATKTLIKNSYMDDICDSVDTVKQAKKLTQDIDKVLESGGFAVKGWTSNKAFTETQNLEIGFKTPQAEREGRVLGLV, from the coding sequence ATGGCAGAAGACGCTCTGAAAGCCGCGAAAACCGATCGGAGAACCGCGAAATCAGCTTTTACTCGGTGCGGAAAATCTTTGGCAAAACTAATCGAAAGTAAAAGACCAGAGCAGGAGGTAAGAAAAGGCTTAAATAAACTGCAGCTAGTCTTTGACAGTCTTGTAGCAAAACACGAGAGTTATTCGCGTCTAATTGAAGATGACGAGGAATATGAACACGAAGAAATTTGGATAGAAAGCTGCCACGAAGAATTTATGACAATGGAGTTAAGCGCAAAAATGTACATGGACAACTTTTTAAGAAAAGGGGAAAATCCTTCGAAAGTTCATGATATCTCAGACATACAAAGTACCAGCGTTACAGAATTAGGAAATGAAGGAATGTCAAATATTACAGCAAAGGATAGCGCCCCAGAAACAAGTTCAAATGGCAATGATAATCCTGTTAGCGCCTTTCAAGCCACAAACGAAATTAGTGAAGTTCCTGGAGGCGGTGTCTCTGGAAACGAATTGGCGGGGGTAAACCCAGAAAAAAGTGATGACAAGGTGATAAGTCCCGATGCTGCCAACCATCCAGGTATTACTTGCggttttaaaatggaaaaaccTAAGATGCCAAAGTTTGCTGGCGATGTAAGGGAGTATGCGATTTTTCGCTCAGATTTCAAACACACGATCGAGTCCAAGTACAGTAAAAGGGACGCAATAACTTTTCTTCGATCCTGCTTGCAAGATAAACCCCTGGCGTTAATTAAAGGGATAGGTTCCGACTATGACGCAGCATGGGAATATCTGGATTCTATCTACGGGGATCCAAGATTCGTGTCAGACACTGTTACACAAGAtatagtgaaatttagatcctTACAACCGGGAGAAGACGCACGATTTTGCGACCTAGTGCATTTAGTTAACCGAAGCTATAATACCCTAAAGGAAGTCGGAAACCAAAACGACATGAACAATAGTCACATGCTTTCAATAATAGAGCAAAAAATGTGCCCTGATGATAGGAAagtttggtcacgtgacctggaGCGACAAGGAGAAAAGGCCACTTTAGAGAAATTGATGAAATGGATGACTGTCGAAATGAAGTCACGCATGCGCGCTACTGCCCCATTACGATCTGCTTCACATCAGAGATCGATAAATCATGTTAGGGTTGACGAGTCATCACGCAAGATAAGACACAAATGCTGGTACTGCAAAAACTCATCCCATTGGCCTGACCAGTGTCACAAATTCGCCGCGCTCAGCGTGGAAGAGCGTCTGAAGACCGCCAAAGAAAATCATGTTTGCTTCAGTTGCCTAAAACCAGCCGGACGAGAGCATCGAAGCGACAACTGCAGTAGGCGACAAAAGTGCACCCGAACCGAAAATGGAAAAGAATGCACATATTTTCATCACCCACTGCTTCACAGAAGTACGACAGTTAAAGTAAGCGTTACATCACTTGCCAGCCAACGAGAAGCTCTTTTGCCCGTGTTAAGAGTCAATATCTATGGTCAAAATGGTTTCCAAAAACAAGGAAACGTTCTGCTCGATTCAGGAGCTCAAGTGAGCTTGGTACGTGAAGAAACAGCTACAATGCTGGGACTGAAAGGAAAAGACATGTCGGTGACCATTACAAAGGTTGGAGGGGAAGAAGAGACCATCAAGACCAAAGTCTATAAAGTCCCTGTATCATCGCCTGACAAGGCACAGATGTTTTCCATCAAAGCGATAAGTATCCCTTCCATAAGTGAGGATGTATCAGCAGTTCAAGTCAAACCAATGACCAGACTCCTTGGGCTTGAAAGTGAGAAAATTTGGAGAGGTCAAGGTGCCATCGACCTTCTGATAGGGATCGATCACGCACATATGCACACAGGCCAGACAAAACAATCTGGGCATTTAGTCGCAAGAAATACCCCGCTGGGATGGGTGATATTTGGTAGTTCATCTGAAGATGTACCAGTCAGTGGCCTAATCTGTCACGTCCAGTTAGCAACACCAGTGGATATATCGGATTTTTGGAGGACCGAGGTGATGGGAGTTGAAGTTAAACCGTGTGTCTGCGATGCCGACAAACTGACGCAGATGGAAAGAGAAGAAGCCGAAATAATTTCTGAGTCATGTCAAAAGAGGGACAGCCAATGGATGGTACCTTACCCTTGGAAAAAGGATCCGATATTGTTACCAAATAACAAATCGCTGGCGATGAAACGGCTGGAATCAACAGAAAAACGCCTTAAGAAGAACCTCGAACTAGCGGCGGCGTATGACAAGCAAATGAAAGAGATGAGCGACATGAATTTCTCAAGAAAGTTATCGAAAGAAGAATTGGAGAAGTACACGGGACCAGTGCATTATATACCGCACCACGCTGTTATTCGACCCGAAAGCAAAAGCACTCCTGTAAGAATAGTGTTTAATTCCTCATCAGTTTATCAGGGACACGCCCTTAATGACTTCTGGCTAAAGGGACCCGATTTGCTGAACAGTTTGTTTGGAGTCATCTTAAGATTCCGAGAAAGAGAGGCAGCAGTGATCGGGGATATATCAAAAATGTATCACCGTGTGCTTATCCCGGAAAGAGATCAGCATGTTCATCGCTTCTTGTGGAGGAACTTCAACACACAGAGAGAGCCTGATGTGTTCGTGAAGACAGTTCTTACATTTGGGGACAAGCCAGCACCAGCCATGGCACAAACAGCGTTAAGAAAGACAGCTGAAGAGAAAAGAGATGAATATCCTGAGGCAACCAAGACTCTCATCAAGAATTCTTACATGGACGATATTTGTGATTCCGTAGACACCGTGAAGCAAGCCAAGAAACTAACCCAAGATATAGATAAAGTTCTTGAGAGCGGAGGATTTGCTGTGAAAGGGTGGACATCGAACAAAGCCTTCACAGAAACGCAGAACCTCGAAATAGGATTTAAAACCCCCCAGGCAGAAAGAGAAGGAAGAGTTCTAGGATTGGTGTGA